The following proteins are encoded in a genomic region of Candidatus Zixiibacteriota bacterium:
- a CDS encoding SDR family NAD(P)-dependent oxidoreductase, with translation MAKVLAYAVCHCIITAVEQQLLDKKAVVTGASRGIGRAVVELFVAHGAEVFCCARSREDLEDLQREVSGADGVVHIKAVDLALPEEIESFFDFVSEHTASLDTLVNSAGIFEKAKIEETSEAVFNRVMNLNLKAPLLVCREAINYLRKAESATIVNISSLSGCFGLQKFPGFGSYDISKYGLWGLTEILALELAEYGIRVNQVSPSGVDTDMFRQASPPGMEPLLSPEDVARSVLYLACEQSAPLSGENLRLFG, from the coding sequence TACGGCTGTGGAACAACAACTTCTTGACAAAAAAGCGGTGGTTACCGGCGCCAGCAGGGGGATCGGTCGGGCCGTGGTCGAACTGTTCGTCGCCCACGGGGCAGAGGTCTTCTGTTGCGCTCGCAGTCGCGAGGATCTCGAGGATTTACAGCGGGAGGTCAGTGGTGCTGATGGAGTGGTGCACATCAAGGCTGTCGATTTAGCCCTCCCGGAGGAGATCGAATCCTTCTTCGATTTCGTCTCCGAGCACACCGCCTCACTCGATACGCTGGTCAATTCAGCCGGTATTTTTGAGAAGGCAAAAATCGAGGAGACCTCGGAAGCTGTCTTTAACCGTGTCATGAACCTCAACCTGAAAGCTCCGCTTTTAGTCTGCCGTGAAGCGATTAATTATCTTAGAAAAGCGGAATCTGCCACTATTGTCAACATATCCTCTCTGTCGGGTTGTTTCGGTTTGCAGAAATTCCCCGGTTTCGGTTCCTATGATATCTCCAAGTACGGCCTCTGGGGCCTGACTGAAATCCTGGCCCTGGAACTGGCCGAGTACGGTATCCGAGTCAACCAGGTTTCGCCTTCGGGTGTGGATACGGATATGTTCCGCCAGGCCTCGCCTCCCGGAATGGAGCCGTTGTTGAGCCCCGAGGATGTCGCCAGGTCGGTTCTGTACCTGGCTTGTGAGCAGTCCGCTCCGTTGAGCGGTGAAAACCTGCGCCTTTTCGGCTGA